One Halodesulfovibrio sp. DNA window includes the following coding sequences:
- a CDS encoding pitrilysin family protein translates to MFKRLLILFCGVVMMCTATAASAATVTKLKNGLTVLIQEDKRFPLVSTRLYVHAGSGYEEPREAGISHVLEHMVFKGTKNYAKGEIAASIEELGGYLNAATSFDYTVYIADLPADAWKTGLSVLRDQAFFATIDPKELESEKKVIIAELERGEDSPFGLLFKKLQQQTMKGTTYAWPIIGYRDTINSFTSEDIKNYIKKHYQPQQMLLVVCGDIDKDAVLAEAEKLYGNLENTANVVPPAVVDINKLDITGPTVQVVEGKWNKVYLGVSFPIPGFDDVNTTGIDMLAQLLGGDKTSPFYRKYQYEKQLVDSISASAYSFERAGLIYITAVLDADNVDEFWAELLKDLSTLKASEFTDEDIARVRLNLEDSLFRAKETLSGLTSKIGMFEFFFDGEQGEENYLEEIQNVNHEQLQKLIDTYLKPERLQATVLAPHGNTVSETALTAQVVKIWAPEATAKKQAVEEDIAGKREVIDLGEGRQLILIPDSTLPYVAIDMDFMGGDSLIEKGQEGLSVLSARVLTKGTGSMDAPAIEEYLADRAASIGASASRRTFSVSARYPARFSGDILKLFSQMVQNPALADEEVDREKTDQVAGIKLREDQPLGLATRNLFPFLFTDSIYSYYHAGIPAQVEKFTKDNVEEFWQKQKAMPWTMAVAGEFDRDAIIEFAKQLPKPTEKRPEKFVPTWNTDRTKSISLKDRNQAHLFMIFKTVPLTDKDTAGLELMQTILAGQSGLLFNDLRDKHGLGYTVTASSWQSTITGFTYFYIGTEPEKEEAAMEGFRRIIKEIQENPLSEEQIKRGQNLMRGQYYRGHQSLGSRSSEAAGLATANLPLSYNKDIVEQAQKLTPADVQEIAKKYLKPDSAYILRVAP, encoded by the coding sequence ATGTTCAAACGACTTCTTATTCTTTTTTGTGGAGTAGTTATGATGTGCACTGCAACCGCAGCATCTGCGGCAACGGTGACTAAACTTAAAAATGGTCTTACAGTTTTGATTCAGGAAGACAAACGATTCCCGCTCGTCTCCACAAGACTGTATGTGCATGCTGGTTCCGGCTACGAAGAGCCGAGAGAAGCCGGTATCAGTCACGTGCTTGAACATATGGTTTTTAAAGGCACTAAAAATTATGCAAAGGGCGAAATCGCTGCAAGTATTGAAGAACTAGGTGGCTACCTTAACGCTGCTACTAGCTTTGACTACACTGTTTACATTGCAGATTTACCCGCTGACGCATGGAAAACTGGACTCTCCGTTCTGCGCGATCAGGCATTTTTTGCCACAATCGATCCAAAAGAACTTGAGTCAGAAAAAAAAGTTATTATTGCTGAACTTGAGCGCGGCGAAGACAGTCCGTTTGGTCTTCTTTTCAAAAAGCTGCAACAACAGACCATGAAAGGCACCACCTATGCATGGCCTATTATCGGATATCGCGACACTATTAATTCTTTTACTAGTGAAGATATTAAAAACTATATCAAAAAACATTATCAGCCACAGCAAATGCTGCTGGTAGTGTGCGGTGATATTGATAAAGACGCTGTACTCGCTGAAGCTGAAAAACTTTACGGCAACCTTGAAAACACTGCTAACGTAGTACCGCCAGCCGTTGTTGATATTAACAAGCTGGATATAACCGGTCCTACCGTGCAGGTTGTTGAAGGAAAATGGAATAAAGTCTACCTCGGTGTCTCATTTCCTATCCCTGGCTTTGATGACGTAAATACTACGGGCATCGACATGCTGGCTCAGCTTTTGGGCGGCGATAAAACATCTCCTTTCTATCGCAAATATCAGTATGAAAAACAGCTTGTGGATTCCATTTCCGCTTCCGCCTATTCTTTCGAGCGCGCCGGTCTTATCTACATTACAGCGGTACTTGATGCCGATAACGTTGATGAATTCTGGGCTGAGTTACTCAAAGATTTAAGCACCCTCAAAGCCTCTGAATTCACGGATGAAGACATCGCTCGTGTGCGTCTTAACCTTGAAGACTCACTCTTCCGCGCTAAAGAAACTCTCTCCGGTCTTACTTCAAAAATTGGTATGTTCGAGTTCTTCTTCGACGGAGAACAAGGTGAAGAAAACTACCTTGAAGAAATACAGAATGTTAACCACGAGCAGCTGCAAAAGCTTATTGATACCTATCTGAAGCCTGAGCGCCTGCAAGCTACTGTACTTGCCCCACACGGCAACACGGTAAGTGAAACAGCACTCACAGCACAGGTAGTAAAGATATGGGCACCGGAAGCTACAGCTAAAAAACAGGCTGTTGAAGAAGACATTGCTGGCAAAAGAGAAGTGATTGATCTTGGCGAAGGGCGTCAGCTTATTCTTATCCCTGACAGCACGCTACCGTATGTTGCCATTGATATGGACTTTATGGGCGGCGACAGTCTTATTGAAAAAGGTCAGGAAGGATTATCCGTTCTTTCAGCACGCGTTCTTACAAAAGGCACAGGTTCTATGGATGCCCCTGCCATTGAAGAATACCTTGCAGACCGCGCCGCATCCATTGGAGCCTCAGCAAGCAGAAGAACATTTTCTGTAAGCGCCCGCTACCCAGCACGTTTCTCTGGTGACATTCTAAAACTCTTCTCACAGATGGTGCAGAACCCTGCGTTAGCTGATGAAGAAGTTGATCGTGAAAAAACAGATCAAGTTGCAGGAATCAAATTACGTGAAGACCAACCTCTTGGTTTGGCAACACGCAACCTTTTCCCATTCCTGTTTACCGACTCTATATACAGCTACTACCATGCAGGTATTCCAGCACAGGTAGAAAAATTCACGAAAGATAATGTCGAAGAGTTCTGGCAAAAGCAAAAAGCCATGCCGTGGACTATGGCAGTTGCTGGTGAATTTGACCGTGACGCAATTATCGAGTTTGCAAAACAATTGCCGAAGCCAACCGAAAAACGTCCTGAAAAATTCGTTCCTACATGGAATACAGATCGTACTAAGTCTATTTCGCTCAAAGATCGAAATCAGGCACACCTGTTTATGATTTTCAAAACAGTGCCACTTACCGACAAAGATACTGCCGGTCTTGAGCTTATGCAGACTATTCTGGCAGGACAAAGCGGTTTACTTTTTAACGATCTGCGTGACAAACATGGTCTTGGTTACACAGTTACCGCATCCAGCTGGCAGTCTACCATCACCGGCTTTACCTATTTCTACATAGGCACAGAGCCAGAAAAAGAAGAAGCCGCAATGGAAGGGTTCCGCAGAATCATTAAAGAGATTCAAGAAAACCCTCTTTCCGAAGAACAGATTAAGCGTGGACAAAACCTTATGCGCGGGCAGTACTACCGTGGGCATCAAAGCCTCGGCAGCCGCAGTTCCGAAGCAGCAGGGCTGGCAACAGCAAACTTGCCGTTGAGCTACAACAAGGACATCGTAGAGCAGGCACAAAAGCTTACTCCGGCAGATGTTCAAGAGATTGCAAAAAAATATCTCAAGCCGGATAGTGCATACATTCTGCGCGTCGCACCGTAG
- a CDS encoding nitronate monooxygenase, with amino-acid sequence MSFPTLKIGDVVANTPIIQGGMGVGISLSKLASAVANEGGIGVIAGAMIGMGEPDVGKNPMEANIRAMRKEIRKAKEMTQGVLGVNIMVALTNFADLVKTSLDEKIDVIFSGAGLPLDLPAYLKEYYDEHKEKAHTKLVPIVSSARAAKILCKKWASKYDYLPDAFVVEGPKAGGHLGFKADQLEKPEFALEQVVSEVIDTVKEFEEKSGKTIPVIAAGGIYTGEDIKKFIDMGAAGVQMGTRFVATDECDADDRFKQAYVEATEEDVTVIRSPVGLPGRALKNKFVEDSREGLKKPFKCIFECIHNCAHEKSPYCIASALLNAKKGNLARGFAFSGTNVHRIKEIIPVKKLIDSLRTEFLSIKK; translated from the coding sequence ATGTCATTTCCTACCTTGAAGATTGGTGACGTTGTTGCCAATACTCCTATTATTCAGGGAGGTATGGGCGTTGGGATTTCTCTTTCCAAACTTGCTAGTGCCGTTGCCAATGAGGGAGGCATCGGAGTTATCGCTGGCGCAATGATCGGAATGGGAGAACCAGACGTAGGCAAAAACCCTATGGAAGCAAACATCCGTGCTATGCGTAAAGAAATTCGTAAAGCAAAAGAGATGACCCAAGGGGTGCTCGGAGTAAACATTATGGTTGCTCTTACAAACTTTGCCGACCTCGTAAAAACCTCTCTTGATGAAAAGATCGACGTAATCTTCTCAGGTGCAGGACTTCCGCTGGATTTACCTGCGTACTTGAAAGAGTATTACGACGAACACAAGGAAAAGGCTCACACTAAGCTTGTACCTATTGTCTCATCAGCTCGTGCTGCTAAGATTCTTTGTAAAAAATGGGCTTCCAAGTATGATTACCTGCCGGACGCTTTTGTGGTTGAGGGACCCAAAGCCGGTGGACATCTTGGATTTAAAGCTGACCAGCTCGAAAAACCTGAGTTTGCGCTTGAACAAGTAGTAAGCGAAGTTATCGATACGGTTAAAGAATTTGAAGAGAAATCAGGAAAAACCATTCCAGTTATCGCTGCTGGGGGCATCTATACCGGTGAAGACATTAAAAAATTCATCGACATGGGTGCAGCAGGGGTACAGATGGGTACCAGATTTGTTGCTACAGACGAGTGTGATGCTGACGACCGTTTTAAACAGGCGTATGTTGAAGCTACAGAAGAAGACGTCACCGTTATTCGAAGCCCGGTAGGACTTCCGGGACGTGCTCTTAAAAACAAGTTTGTAGAAGATTCCCGCGAGGGACTCAAAAAACCGTTTAAATGCATCTTCGAGTGCATTCACAATTGTGCACACGAAAAAAGCCCGTACTGCATTGCCTCAGCGTTACTCAACGCTAAAAAAGGCAACCTTGCTCGCGGATTCGCATTCTCCGGTACAAACGTACACCGTATTAAAGAAATTATTCCGGTTAAGAAACTTATTGATTCTTTACGGACTGAATTCTTATCTATCAAAAAGTAG
- a CDS encoding PD-(D/E)XK nuclease family protein, with protein MHAKPFVIIPWQNDFISGLMERVLSDTDNNPGDALIIFPHSRPRKYLSDSLRFNQALPKPFLMPQIFQVSDVFQMLRSELEPTPPHLIEVLDRVGLLMECIQDINKKDTFTSGPLQSLPLNDPQRFFPWGMRLNSLLEDFFNQNKTPEDYYHMEGQVVPFASILLGQLGRIHDAYTEKLDKRGWTTPGYDAFRVLQLLKESSKPVMSLLHKKIYVAGFYGLTGVEKELFRILHTEYGATIMLHSDAELATGGQTHWACREHKKWITEWTASTECCEVPQEREQNLQLYEGFDLHSQLDAMEQQLLGQDSISDTAVVLPDTGLMMPVLHHLPRKDVNISMGYPLWRSNLFQLLEVVLHLQENKRADGYYWKDIISLIRHPYIKMLTIGEERPFGVTLHTMEKELRRGRSYTTPFTIPFTRDENAAASEEEMKTLLNDVLSCAITAWEDIATPAQLSKALSDLCTVLLEHGGNLWERFPIDAESMYRIMRKVTPSLRECSLANQEFSQGVLFTILREIIRGERVPFEADPLTGLQVLGMLESRLLHFKNVYVLDATENKLPGLPGNDPLLPDSLRAMLGLPDARHRESVAAYNFYRLIHGATNVHVLYQAGSERSGIFEEKHIRSRFVEELLWKEECKQGKLLETGDAPLQGISYPVSSIHKEDHIIERTPAINAMIESFLSKPVSPSALNTYLNCPMQFYLERIGNLRPVDEVNETEDFAAIGDLFHKVLEKFFTGYLHKETDFSKLDPEPLQRLFVEMLHDSSIKQEVPYDSFIMLETAGKERLRRFLKNQPMAKIDSLEKRLIKTIGVGKKERSISGIADRIDIRNNTRVVIDYKTGSIHKPNNDLWQDEFLMAQIRTWDGELEDPLHELADKIVNLQLPAYLYMMHNPQLTSSCDAGWVELKKDGKEHLFFEKIDDDLHDEIITTHIPLILQFMLRHIEKSPVIRPRKGRHCEWCTCTAGCSV; from the coding sequence ATGCATGCTAAACCATTTGTCATTATCCCTTGGCAGAACGATTTTATCTCCGGTCTTATGGAACGGGTGCTTTCTGATACCGACAACAACCCGGGTGATGCGCTGATTATTTTTCCGCATTCACGCCCGCGTAAATATTTATCTGACAGCCTGCGGTTCAACCAAGCATTGCCAAAACCATTTCTTATGCCGCAAATCTTTCAGGTAAGTGATGTTTTCCAAATGCTTCGCAGCGAACTGGAACCGACACCGCCGCACCTGATTGAAGTTCTTGATCGTGTCGGTCTGCTTATGGAGTGCATTCAGGACATTAATAAAAAGGATACGTTCACGTCTGGTCCATTACAGTCATTGCCACTTAATGACCCGCAACGCTTTTTCCCGTGGGGAATGCGCCTTAACTCCTTGCTGGAAGATTTTTTCAACCAGAATAAAACACCTGAAGATTACTATCATATGGAAGGTCAAGTTGTTCCTTTTGCTTCTATTCTGCTGGGACAACTCGGACGCATCCACGATGCCTACACAGAAAAACTGGACAAGCGCGGCTGGACTACCCCCGGGTATGATGCGTTCCGCGTTCTGCAACTACTGAAAGAAAGTTCCAAACCAGTTATGAGCTTGCTGCATAAGAAAATTTATGTTGCTGGCTTCTATGGGTTAACAGGCGTTGAAAAAGAATTGTTCCGCATTCTGCACACTGAATATGGTGCAACCATTATGCTGCATTCCGATGCGGAATTAGCCACAGGTGGTCAGACTCACTGGGCATGTCGGGAACATAAAAAGTGGATTACCGAATGGACTGCAAGCACTGAGTGCTGCGAAGTCCCACAAGAACGCGAACAGAATTTACAGCTCTATGAAGGCTTTGACCTTCACTCTCAGCTTGATGCCATGGAGCAACAACTTTTAGGACAGGATTCTATTAGCGACACTGCCGTTGTCCTCCCCGATACAGGGCTTATGATGCCTGTTCTGCACCATCTTCCACGTAAAGATGTTAACATCTCTATGGGCTACCCGCTATGGCGTTCTAACTTATTCCAGTTACTGGAAGTGGTACTCCATCTTCAGGAAAACAAGCGGGCGGACGGCTATTACTGGAAAGACATCATCTCTCTTATCCGTCATCCATACATTAAAATGCTGACCATCGGAGAAGAACGTCCTTTTGGTGTTACTCTGCACACTATGGAAAAAGAACTGCGTAGAGGCAGAAGCTACACAACTCCGTTCACTATTCCATTCACGCGGGACGAAAATGCTGCTGCTTCTGAAGAAGAAATGAAGACGTTGCTGAACGATGTACTTTCATGTGCCATTACTGCATGGGAAGATATTGCAACTCCAGCACAGCTTTCTAAAGCCCTTTCCGACTTGTGCACCGTACTCTTGGAGCATGGCGGCAACTTGTGGGAACGATTCCCTATTGATGCGGAGTCCATGTACCGCATCATGCGTAAAGTTACTCCTTCTTTACGCGAATGCTCCCTTGCAAATCAGGAATTTTCCCAAGGGGTACTCTTCACAATCCTGCGAGAAATCATCCGTGGCGAGCGCGTGCCTTTCGAAGCTGACCCACTGACGGGGCTGCAAGTACTCGGTATGCTGGAATCACGCCTGTTACACTTTAAAAATGTCTACGTTCTGGATGCGACAGAAAACAAATTACCGGGACTTCCCGGAAACGACCCGCTTTTACCAGACAGCTTGCGCGCTATGCTGGGACTGCCAGATGCACGGCATCGTGAGAGTGTAGCTGCGTATAACTTCTACCGCCTCATCCATGGTGCAACAAACGTACACGTCCTCTATCAGGCAGGCTCTGAACGCAGCGGCATTTTTGAAGAGAAACATATCCGTTCCCGTTTTGTCGAAGAGTTGCTCTGGAAAGAAGAATGCAAACAAGGAAAACTGCTGGAAACAGGTGACGCCCCGTTGCAAGGTATCAGCTATCCTGTGAGCAGCATCCACAAAGAAGATCACATAATTGAGCGCACTCCCGCGATCAATGCGATGATTGAATCTTTTTTATCCAAACCTGTTTCCCCATCTGCACTCAACACATATTTGAATTGCCCAATGCAATTTTATCTTGAGCGCATTGGCAACTTGCGTCCTGTTGATGAAGTCAACGAAACCGAAGACTTCGCCGCCATCGGCGACCTGTTTCATAAAGTGTTAGAAAAATTCTTCACGGGATACCTGCACAAAGAAACAGATTTCAGCAAACTTGACCCAGAACCACTACAACGCCTTTTTGTTGAAATGCTGCATGACTCCAGCATAAAGCAGGAAGTCCCATACGACTCCTTTATTATGTTGGAAACCGCGGGCAAAGAACGCCTCCGCCGTTTTCTTAAAAATCAGCCGATGGCAAAAATTGACTCCCTTGAAAAGAGACTTATTAAAACTATTGGTGTCGGCAAAAAGGAACGCTCTATTTCTGGAATTGCAGACCGCATAGATATTCGCAACAACACCCGTGTGGTTATTGATTACAAAACCGGCAGCATCCATAAGCCTAATAATGATCTGTGGCAGGATGAATTTTTGATGGCACAAATCCGCACATGGGACGGTGAGCTTGAAGACCCGTTACACGAACTTGCGGATAAGATTGTTAACCTTCAGTTGCCCGCATACCTGTACATGATGCATAACCCTCAACTGACATCTTCATGTGATGCCGGTTGGGTTGAATTAAAAAAAGACGGTAAAGAACATCTCTTTTTTGAAAAAATTGACGATGATCTTCATGACGAAATTATAACGACACATATCCCGTTAATTCTTCAGTTCATGCTGCGCCACATCGAAAAATCACCAGTTATTCGACCGCGAAAAGGTCGACATTGTGAATGGTGCACTTGCACTGCGGGCTGTTCTGTGTAA
- a CDS encoding UvrD-helicase domain-containing protein, which translates to MLQQIKAAAGSGKTYTLTRQFLELLAGAAQDERQEKNTACAIANPDGSFNWYEILAVTFTNKAATEMRERVIRSLKECALQTDPTNPAQGWNPQDAHRWVNRLLQRYSSLNIRTIDSLLNMLVRLGALDLSLPPDFEPIFDDAVLFDPLYDQMLIRASQGGNERKLVKEACESLLFHTDMNGFVPKDRLREKVHTLIQYRLEHGVLPDVDGDALRSWLVLLHEELTHCVTSVRKFIAEEGLKPAANFTKFLDKCEALSIFSSKLPSATYAKKPSIDDCVLKASKGKASAELHKAYADMCAAFGMLEVQGAILRKALELVPFINIAEPLAAEVENIQREKGVIPASQWPIYAQKVLSGEHAASEAFCRMGSRLTHLLIDEFQDTSKTQWNAIEPLAVECLSKEGSVVYVGDVKQAIYGWRGGDSDLFDGILNEDAIQAVADNPDRTTLDNNWRSSENVVLFNNDIFSRLEDADTAKRIANDLVGKASPAVVDELADEIVAGFSGAAQNVPPHKQGSGGLVTLYDIEAENTEALFESVHKELKTLFVDDLKHRRKLRDIAVLVRTNTEANKLANWLVEWGFPIITENSLRLSDHPVIQQMVNLLMFLDYPLNDVAFWSVISGTELFGDLAGIDRKELDDWLARPRKGTLFNAFKAEYPEAWEQWIAPFYSQAGLMSAYDTVREGFEHFDVFRRFPQDEIFLRRFLEIVHSAETNGLRSLSAFLTFWQDGGVEEKVPMPENLDAIRILTMHKSKGLEFPVVVIPFHHQMQQRPSGQEAFTFNGQDILVPQCKELGDDYYRAVGKDAREQLHLLYVAWTRPVEELHAVITATPTHERTSPLLKSLRVLLADYQDKIDEKGRIVIGEVPESMLAESTSEEAAQNKMLPEHEKVLDWKPMHWLPRLKIFRNPLEEIIFDERRRGILVHTCLEHLHVLDNPREDVHRAIQHGMREYPLPMENKAEVEEELADMLLWLTSLPDFTTWQHFGRPEQGIMDEHGNQHRADLLVREPDAITIVEYKTGGHDPAHKQQVRRYLNLLNAMPAYDHCTLHGTIIYLDSRETVDVTLSTGA; encoded by the coding sequence ATGCTCCAACAGATAAAAGCTGCTGCCGGTTCCGGTAAAACGTACACCCTTACGCGCCAATTTTTAGAACTGCTGGCAGGAGCCGCGCAGGATGAACGGCAAGAAAAAAACACCGCATGCGCTATTGCCAATCCTGATGGCTCATTCAACTGGTATGAGATTCTCGCGGTTACGTTCACCAACAAAGCAGCAACAGAAATGCGGGAGCGCGTCATTCGGTCTTTGAAAGAATGTGCACTGCAAACAGACCCGACAAACCCTGCACAGGGATGGAATCCTCAGGATGCTCACCGTTGGGTTAATCGTCTGCTTCAGCGATACTCTTCATTAAACATTCGAACTATCGACAGCTTACTCAACATGCTGGTACGTCTTGGTGCGCTTGATCTTTCTTTACCACCTGATTTTGAGCCTATTTTTGACGATGCAGTACTCTTTGACCCACTTTACGACCAAATGCTTATTCGCGCATCGCAAGGTGGTAACGAAAGAAAATTAGTGAAAGAAGCCTGTGAGTCTTTGCTATTTCATACAGACATGAACGGTTTTGTTCCTAAAGATCGTTTACGTGAAAAAGTCCATACTCTTATACAATATCGTCTTGAGCACGGTGTATTGCCTGACGTAGATGGAGATGCATTACGTAGCTGGCTTGTTCTGCTCCATGAAGAGCTGACACACTGCGTCACCTCTGTTCGTAAATTTATTGCAGAAGAAGGTTTAAAACCTGCTGCAAACTTCACGAAATTTTTGGATAAATGCGAAGCTCTTTCTATCTTCTCTTCTAAACTTCCTTCTGCGACATACGCAAAAAAACCGTCCATTGACGACTGCGTATTAAAAGCATCCAAAGGAAAAGCTTCTGCCGAATTACATAAAGCATACGCCGATATGTGCGCAGCTTTCGGTATGCTCGAAGTACAAGGGGCTATTCTACGCAAAGCCCTTGAACTGGTGCCATTCATCAACATTGCAGAACCACTTGCAGCTGAAGTAGAAAACATTCAGCGGGAAAAAGGGGTTATTCCAGCTTCCCAATGGCCTATCTATGCCCAAAAAGTACTCAGTGGAGAGCATGCAGCCTCTGAAGCATTCTGCCGCATGGGGTCACGCCTTACACACCTGCTTATTGATGAATTTCAAGATACATCCAAAACTCAATGGAACGCCATCGAGCCTCTGGCTGTTGAATGCCTGTCAAAAGAAGGCTCGGTTGTCTATGTAGGGGACGTTAAGCAAGCAATTTACGGCTGGCGTGGCGGTGATTCTGACCTTTTTGACGGCATTTTGAACGAAGATGCTATTCAAGCTGTTGCAGACAACCCTGACCGCACAACGCTTGATAACAACTGGCGTAGCTCTGAAAACGTAGTGCTTTTCAACAACGACATTTTCTCGCGTCTCGAAGATGCAGATACCGCAAAACGCATCGCGAACGATCTGGTAGGTAAAGCTTCCCCTGCTGTTGTTGATGAGCTTGCTGATGAAATCGTTGCAGGATTTTCAGGTGCTGCACAAAACGTCCCGCCGCACAAGCAAGGTAGTGGCGGACTTGTCACCCTTTACGATATTGAAGCAGAAAACACTGAGGCGTTGTTTGAATCAGTCCACAAAGAACTTAAAACACTTTTTGTTGATGACCTAAAGCATCGCCGCAAATTGCGCGATATCGCTGTGCTGGTACGCACCAACACTGAAGCGAACAAGCTCGCGAACTGGCTTGTAGAATGGGGCTTCCCTATTATTACTGAAAACAGCTTGCGCCTCTCTGACCACCCTGTCATTCAGCAGATGGTTAACTTACTCATGTTCCTCGACTATCCACTGAATGATGTTGCATTCTGGTCTGTTATCAGCGGCACAGAACTCTTCGGTGACCTTGCCGGAATAGACAGAAAAGAGCTGGATGACTGGCTTGCACGCCCCCGCAAAGGAACATTATTTAACGCTTTTAAAGCAGAGTATCCAGAAGCGTGGGAACAGTGGATTGCACCATTCTACTCTCAAGCCGGACTGATGAGTGCCTACGACACAGTCCGAGAAGGATTCGAACACTTCGATGTATTCCGACGCTTCCCGCAGGATGAAATCTTTTTGCGAAGATTTTTAGAAATTGTGCACTCAGCGGAAACAAACGGACTACGTTCCCTTTCTGCGTTTCTTACCTTCTGGCAAGATGGCGGCGTAGAAGAAAAAGTACCGATGCCGGAAAACCTCGACGCTATCCGCATCCTCACCATGCACAAGTCAAAAGGGTTGGAATTCCCTGTTGTTGTCATTCCGTTTCATCATCAAATGCAGCAGCGCCCTTCAGGGCAAGAGGCATTTACATTCAACGGGCAGGATATTCTTGTCCCGCAATGTAAAGAGTTAGGTGACGACTACTATCGCGCTGTCGGCAAAGATGCACGCGAACAACTGCACTTGCTCTATGTTGCATGGACACGCCCTGTTGAGGAATTACATGCAGTCATTACGGCAACGCCAACCCACGAGCGAACCTCGCCGTTGCTCAAAAGCTTACGGGTTCTGCTAGCTGATTATCAGGACAAAATAGATGAAAAAGGACGCATCGTCATAGGCGAAGTACCCGAAAGTATGCTCGCGGAATCCACATCAGAAGAAGCAGCGCAGAACAAAATGCTTCCTGAACACGAAAAAGTTCTCGACTGGAAGCCGATGCACTGGCTCCCACGATTGAAAATTTTCCGTAACCCGCTTGAAGAAATTATTTTCGATGAACGCCGCCGAGGGATTCTTGTACACACCTGCCTTGAGCATCTGCATGTGTTAGATAACCCACGTGAAGACGTGCACAGAGCCATTCAGCACGGTATGCGTGAATATCCACTGCCGATGGAGAACAAAGCAGAAGTCGAAGAAGAGCTTGCCGACATGCTGCTGTGGCTCACCTCATTACCAGACTTCACAACATGGCAGCATTTCGGCAGACCGGAACAAGGCATTATGGACGAGCACGGAAACCAGCACAGAGCAGATTTACTTGTGCGGGAGCCGGATGCCATCACCATTGTTGAATACAAAACAGGCGGTCACGATCCTGCACATAAGCAGCAGGTACGCCGTTACCTCAATTTACTGAATGCTATGCCAGCCTATGACCATTGCACACTGCACGGCACTATTATCTATCTTGATTCACGCGAAACCGTAGACGTTACTCTTTCCACCGGAGCCTAA